Below is a genomic region from Pectobacterium polaris.
CCGGGATCGCCGCGCAGTTTATGGCGATAAAAGGTTTGTCGGCACGTTCGGAACACTGATGCAGCAGACGCGCCACCACATCCTTCCCTGAACCAGTTTCACCCTGAATCAACACCGAAAGACGGTGTTTTGCCGCCTGATAAATCTGCTGGTGCAGCTCTTTAATGACGATAGAACGACCAATCAGCGTGGCTTCCACCCGCTTTTCCTGCTCGCGACGGCTCTGCCCTTCATCCTTAATCTGGCGGAGTGAATCTCTCAGCGCGACCTGCTCCCGCCGGGTATGCGCCAGCTCACGCAGCAACATAAGCTGGCGACAAAACACCTGCGCCAGCCGTTCGCACTCGCCTCGCTGATGCAGCGTTTGCAGGCGCGTCGGCGTATCCAACAGCGCCAGCACCGCCAGCGGTTTACCGCTCTCCGACAGCAGCGGCAGCGCATGCAGCCCGCAGTTCGTCCCGACAGAGACCAGCATCTGCCGAAACTCACGGTGCTCAATGCGAGCGCCGCCATAGAGAGAATCCCAGGTGCGCGCCTGATTCTTATGCAGCGCATAAGCCAGCGGGTGGCTAAAGTCATCCACGCCCAGACTCAGCGCCACCGGCGTTTCATGCACTCGCCCCTGGCAGGTCAGTTGCCTGCCGCTGACATCCACCATACCCAGTAACATCCCTTGAGGCTGCCAGGCGGCCTGCATCGTCTCCAGCAGCCAGTCGCACAGACCAGCCTCATCATGCTGTTGGGTCAGTGCAAGCGTCAGTTCGAGGGCACGTTGCATACTCAGCCCTCAACCTCAGTCTGGAACTGGCCGGCTTCGACGCGGAAATGAATACGGCTGACAGGTTCACCCGCAGACATGCGTTGCAGCAGCTGTAGCGAGACCGGTGGCAGCAAGGCGCCATCAATCACCGATTCGAGCATACGCGCGCCGTTTTCGCTGCGGTTCGCCAACCGCAGAATCTCTTCCGGCACCGCGTCCTCAATGATGACTTCCGCACCAAAGCGCTGTTGCAGCAGAGACACCAGACGCGACAGTTTGCCCTGCACGATCTCAACCATGGTGTCATGCGCCAGCGGCAGATAAGGAATGACTTCCATACGCGCCAAGAGTGCAGGTTTGAAGAAGGCCGCCAGCTCAGGGTAGAGCGCATCCAGCAGCACATCCGACTGCTCGGCGTAGTTCACGATCGTCTGGAACCCGAGGTTGGACGTCAGGAAGAACACCACGTTACGGCAGTCGATTACCCGACCTTCGCCATCGGCGAGTTCACCTTTATCAAACGCCTGATAGAACAAGTTCAGGACATCTGGGTGCGCCTTCTCCACCTCATCCAACAGCACCACGGAATACGGTTTCTGGCGGATGGCTTCGGTCAACACGCCGCCTTCACCAAACCCGACGTAGCCCGGCGGTGAACCGATCAGGCGTGAAACCGTATGTTTTTCCTGATATTCCGACATATTGATGGTGGTCAGATAATTGCGTCCGCCAAACATCAGGTCGGCAATCTGGAGCACGGTTTCCGTTTTACCCACGCCGCTCGGCCCTACCAGCAAGAAAGCCCCCAGCGGACGCCCCGGACGACGAAGATCGGCACGCGCGGTCAGCAGGTGTTTATGCAATTGAGCAATCGCCAACTGCTGCCCTTTAATTAAATCCCCCAGGAATTCAGGCAGGCGCGTGACGACATCCATTTCACTCTGTGAGATGCGGTTCAGCGGCACGCCCGTCCACTCGGCAATGACGGCTGCAATCTGCGTTTTATCAACGTGAGGGGAGACCAGTACCGAGGACTGTTGCAGCGCTTCCAGCGCCTGTTCGCAGGCCGCCAGTTCCGCCGCGGCCGATACCGCATCAAAATCGACAGACTGCTCTTCATCCAGCAGCGCCGTACGCAGTTCAATCACGCGCTGAACCTGTGTTTTCTGCTGCTGCCAATCGGCTTCCAGCTGTGCCAGCTGTACCGCACCGGCTTCGCGGGCGTCACGCAGTTCGGCTAATCGTTCTTCGGTATTGCCCAGACCAATACGCGCCTGACGCTCAAGCTGGGTAATTTCCATCTCCTGCTGATGCAGGCGGGTTTGTAGCTGGCTGACCGCACGCGGTGGTGTCGTCAGGTTAATCGCCACGCGCGCGCTGGCAGTATCCAGCACGTCGATGGCTTTATCGGGCAGTTGGCGACCCGAGATATAGCGGGCCGACAGCTGTGCCGCCGCCTGAAGCGCATCTTCATCAATCAGAACGCCGTGCGCTTTTTCATAGATACCACGCAGCCCACGCAGGATAACCGTGGCTTCTTCCGCGTTCGGTTCACCGACTTTGACGAGCTGGAAACGGCGGGAAAGCGCGGCGTCCTTCTCGACGTATTTTTTGTATTCGCTCCAGGTCGTGGCCGCGATGGTGCGCAGTTCACCGCGCGCCAGCGCAGGCTTGAGCAGGTTGGAAACATCCAGCCCACCGGCCTGATTGCCCGCTCCGATGAGCGTATGCGCTTCATCGATAAACAGAATGATAGGGCGCGGCGAATCCTTCACTTCCTGCATCACGCCTTTGAAGCGTTTCTCAAATTCGCCTTTCACCGAGGCACCGGCCTGCATCGCTCCCAGGTCGAGCGTCATCAGTTCCACATCCCGTAATCTTTCCGGCACGGCACCGGCCACGATACGCAGCGCCAGCCCTTCGATCAGCGCACTTTTACCGACGCCCGCTTCCCCGACCACAATCGGGTTGTTTTTACGGCGACGAGAGAGAATGTCGATCATCAGATCGATTTCATGGTCGCGGCACAGCACCGGATCCAGTTGCCCTTGTCGGGCGGATTCCGTCACGTTTTGGGTATAGCGAGAGAGCTGCGTGTTCGCTGCGGCAGCCTGTTCGGCCGTGGCGGACTGCACCGCGACGTCCGTTTCCACCGAATCCTTCACCCACTCATCAAACTGCTGGCGTAAAAGCTCACGGTTAATCTGCGCCAGCGGGCGGGATACCGCGCCAGCGACATAGCGATTGGGTGTCAGCAGCAGGACCAGCAGCAAGATGCCGCTGCGCAGGCGTGAATGTTGGAATTCAGCCGAGGCCAGCAGCCAGCTATCCTGTAACCACTCCACCAGCAGAGGGGAGAATGAGGGATAGCCCGCATCAAATTCTTTATCCATCGAGGAAGGCAACAGCAGCGAAGACAGCTCATCCGTATCCACGCCCGCACGCTTGAGGATCTGGCGCACATCGCACAGCGGCGTTTCCAGCATTTTCATCAACAGATGCTCAATACGGATTTCCGCACCCTGATGTTGAATACAGAGTGCCGCCGCTTCTTCCAGCATATGACGGCACACGGGGTTGAGTCGTTCAACCAGTGTCGGCAGTTCAATTCGAATCACGGTGTAGCTCCTGTTATTGTAATAATTCTCCCAGCTGACGCAGTACGTCCTGGGTTTGATGAGTTAGCTGATAGCGGTACAGGCCGAAGGCGGCCACCAAGACCACACACACGCCGACAAACAGCGTGCGCAATGACACCTGTCTGCGAAGCTGGTAGCGCGAGGCTTGCTGCCCCAGATTCAGGTGGAATACCGTCGGCGAATTCGCAGGCTCTGGGCGCAGGGTGTCATGCAGCTTGCTCACGACGCGGTTCAGTTCTTCACGCCCTTGCGTCATCACCCGATAGCGCCCTTCAAAACCCAGACAGAGGCAGAGGTAGATAAACTCCAGAATGTCGCGATAGCGGGTTGGGTCGTCCAGCAGCTTCTCCAGCAGGACAAACACCTTTTCGCCACCCCACGTTTCATTGTGAAAACGGGTCAGCAGGGAATGGGCCGACCACATGCTTTGGCCACCCCATTCCCGCCCCATCACGGCTTCATCAATGAAGGTGCAGAGGATGTAGCGGAACGACAAGATCACGCCGTTTTCGTAGCCATGAGAATGTAATTCCTGCTCGATAGCCTGAATTTCAGATACCACGCGCTGATACAGATCTTCCACGCCCTCATAGGCAGAGAGCTGGCGCACCCGCTCTACCATGCCCAACAGCGGTGTGACCGCATCCACCATCGGATTAATGCTTTGTCCACGCAGGCGGAACCAGTAGTCAGAGTCCATATCCAGCTGGCGGGCGTGGTCAAAAAGCAGATCGCCCAGTTGATCGTTTTTAATAACCTCGATGCTCATCTCTTTCTCTCCTTACTACTGCCCACGGATGGCCCAAAGCTGCATATCCAGTTCTGGGAATTCGCCAGCAATGTGGAACGCCAGCGTGTTGCCAGACACCAGCACCTGCCAGGCGGGGCTTTGTCTATCCAGTTGGAAATAGCTGTAGCCCGCGTGATAAGGCAGCTGGCGCGGCGCAACTGGCAGCGGCAGCAGCGGAATACCCGGCAGTTGCAGACTGATCAGTTCGCGGATCTTCTCGCTGGAGGCGATCTTCGTTTGTTGCAGCAGCTGTTTACGCAGATGCTCCTGCGGCATACGCGCACGCACCGCCAGTACAAACTCGGCGCTGGCCATCAATTCCGCATCGCCAACC
It encodes:
- a CDS encoding sigma-54 interaction domain-containing protein — protein: MQRALELTLALTQQHDEAGLCDWLLETMQAAWQPQGMLLGMVDVSGRQLTCQGRVHETPVALSLGVDDFSHPLAYALHKNQARTWDSLYGGARIEHREFRQMLVSVGTNCGLHALPLLSESGKPLAVLALLDTPTRLQTLHQRGECERLAQVFCRQLMLLRELAHTRREQVALRDSLRQIKDEGQSRREQEKRVEATLIGRSIVIKELHQQIYQAAKHRLSVLIQGETGSGKDVVARLLHQCSERADKPFIAINCAAIPENLIESELFGYQKGAFSGAQSNKIGLVEQANGGTLFLDEVGDMPQSMQAKLLRVLETHSFRPLGAEKEVHSDFRLIAATHQPLEQQVSDGVFRQDLYHRLCQCLLQVAPLRERPDDIRLLCEHFIGQFADKQQKHVGPLNRAFLRQLVAYDFPGNVRELRNLLEVACAHTPDGEALSLTSLPPELRERLTSSPPEEQDRYQHIHDLRIATQLYEAAVIEARLRQFQGNRLLVADSLNIPKRTLDHKCQKLEVN
- the tssH gene encoding type VI secretion system ATPase TssH — encoded protein: MIRIELPTLVERLNPVCRHMLEEAAALCIQHQGAEIRIEHLLMKMLETPLCDVRQILKRAGVDTDELSSLLLPSSMDKEFDAGYPSFSPLLVEWLQDSWLLASAEFQHSRLRSGILLLVLLLTPNRYVAGAVSRPLAQINRELLRQQFDEWVKDSVETDVAVQSATAEQAAAANTQLSRYTQNVTESARQGQLDPVLCRDHEIDLMIDILSRRRKNNPIVVGEAGVGKSALIEGLALRIVAGAVPERLRDVELMTLDLGAMQAGASVKGEFEKRFKGVMQEVKDSPRPIILFIDEAHTLIGAGNQAGGLDVSNLLKPALARGELRTIAATTWSEYKKYVEKDAALSRRFQLVKVGEPNAEEATVILRGLRGIYEKAHGVLIDEDALQAAAQLSARYISGRQLPDKAIDVLDTASARVAINLTTPPRAVSQLQTRLHQQEMEITQLERQARIGLGNTEERLAELRDAREAGAVQLAQLEADWQQQKTQVQRVIELRTALLDEEQSVDFDAVSAAAELAACEQALEALQQSSVLVSPHVDKTQIAAVIAEWTGVPLNRISQSEMDVVTRLPEFLGDLIKGQQLAIAQLHKHLLTARADLRRPGRPLGAFLLVGPSGVGKTETVLQIADLMFGGRNYLTTINMSEYQEKHTVSRLIGSPPGYVGFGEGGVLTEAIRQKPYSVVLLDEVEKAHPDVLNLFYQAFDKGELADGEGRVIDCRNVVFFLTSNLGFQTIVNYAEQSDVLLDALYPELAAFFKPALLARMEVIPYLPLAHDTMVEIVQGKLSRLVSLLQQRFGAEVIIEDAVPEEILRLANRSENGARMLESVIDGALLPPVSLQLLQRMSAGEPVSRIHFRVEAGQFQTEVEG
- the icmH gene encoding type IVB secretion system protein IcmH/DotU — encoded protein: MSIEVIKNDQLGDLLFDHARQLDMDSDYWFRLRGQSINPMVDAVTPLLGMVERVRQLSAYEGVEDLYQRVVSEIQAIEQELHSHGYENGVILSFRYILCTFIDEAVMGREWGGQSMWSAHSLLTRFHNETWGGEKVFVLLEKLLDDPTRYRDILEFIYLCLCLGFEGRYRVMTQGREELNRVVSKLHDTLRPEPANSPTVFHLNLGQQASRYQLRRQVSLRTLFVGVCVVLVAAFGLYRYQLTHQTQDVLRQLGELLQ